The Pedobacter ginsengisoli region CTGTTTTATGAGCAGGTGAAAAAAATTAGTAAGGCAACAGCTTTATTAAGGGCGACCATAAATGGGGTAGAGTTTACCAGAAAGGATGTTAATGAGTTGATTGATCAGGCAAAGAGAGCATCGCAGATGGAAAAGGTATTTGCTATGCCCGGTAAACTTGATTTTACAGAAAAGAAAGCTAAACCTGCTAAAGCAAAATCGACCGGCAGTAAGGCAAAAGTAGAGAAGGCGCCTAAGGTGGATACGAAAGAATTGTCGCTTGTATTACTAAAAGAGGGGAAAACTATACCTGAAATTGCAGCCGAGCGCAAAATGGTAATTGGTACTATTGAAGGTCACCTTGCGCATTATGTTGCTAAACAGGAGATTTCAGCAAAAGATATAATCGGGGCCAGAAAACTTAATAAAATACTGGATGCTATAACAGAGTTAAAAACATTGCAGATGAATCCTATCAGAGATTATTTGGGACGGGATTATTCTTTCGGAGAAATTAAGATTGGCGTAGCGGCCCATCTGGCAGAGAGATAGTATTTGTTAAATACTGATCTCTCCCTCAAAAACTTGCTCAGCCGGCCCACATAAGAACACGTTGGTAAACTGTTTGCCATCGTAATCGAATTGGATTTTAAGGTCTCCTCCAAGAACTTTAATTGGGGTTTCTATATGGCCAATTTGATGATTGTGCTGTGCCATTGATAGTGCCACGGCTGTTACCCCAGTTCCGCAGGCATAGGTTTCGTCCTCAACACCTCTTTCGAAAGTGCGTACAAAGAGGTGATCACCTTTATCTTCTACAAAGTTTACGTTGATTCCCTGCTCCTTATAGGTGTCGTTATTTCTTATGGCTTTGCCATTTTCATAGACATCGTAGTCCTTTAAGTTTTGTATTTCTGCTACATAATGAGGAGATCCTGTATTTAAAACGTAAGCATCACCATCTTTATTTATATTGTCAATGTCGATCATTTGAAGATCTACCCAATTGCCTTCTTCTGAAATTTTGGCGTAATGAGGTCCGTCAACTGCCAAAAAATCAGTCTCTTGATCAATAACACCAAGGTGTTTAGCAAATGCAACGATACAGCGGCCACCGTTGCCACACATACTGCCTAGATTGCCGTCTGAATTGAAATAAAGCATTTCAAAATCGTAATCTGCGTGGTTCTGTAAAAGCATTAAACCGTCAGCTCCAATTCCAAAACGTCTGTTACATAATTGTAAAACAGCATTGTTATCTGTATCTTTAAAGGAAAGATCACGATTATCAATCAAAATAAAATCGTTGCCGGCTCCCTGGTATTTGAAGAAGTGAATGTTCATTTTTAATGTAAGGTGTTCATTTAACATTTTTTAACAGTATTCATGACTTAACTCAGATGCAAATATCGGTGATATGGTATTAAATTTGACTAAATCAATCAAAAGAAAAGCAATTGCTAGTAAATATGAGACTCATATGAGTTTACAAAAGAGAACAAAATAAATTAATATATAAATGAAAAGAATAGGATTAATAGTGTTGGCTGCATTTATAGGTGGTGCGGCTGCAATTGGTGGCTATAAGTTATTAGAGCCAAAAACTGCTCAATTATCGTTTCAAGATCAGCAAAAAGTACTTTTTGCTAGTAATTCTAAGGTTTCTTCGGCTGGTTCGGTTGATTTTGTTGAAGCGGCTGCGGCGGTTTCTCCTGGTGTTGTACACATCAGAACCTCATATTCTGGGGGTAGTGGTGAATCATCTCCGATGGATATGTTTGATGAATTTTTTGGTGGCGGGGGCAGAAGAATGCAACGTGCACCAAGGGCAGCTTCTGGTTCAGGAGTAATATTGACGTCTGATGGTTATATTGTTACCAATAACCATGTGGTAGATAATGCCGATAAAATTGAAGTTATCTTGTCTGACAGACGTAAGGTGAGTGCAAAAGTGATTGGTAAAGATCCAAATACAGACTTGGCTTTGATAAAGGTAGATGCGACTGATTTGCCTGTTGTAAAAATGGGGAATTCTGACAATGTTCAGATAGGTGAATGGGTATTGGCGGTTGGTTTTCCGCTTGATTTACAAACAACAGTTACAGCTGGTATTGTAAGTGCAAAAGCACGTAGTATTGGTATTTTGGCCAGAACTCAGGATCAGCCGACTCAGCAAGAATACGATGAGTACCAAAGAACCGGTAAATTGCCATCGCGCACTAACAGTAGTATTGAATCTTTCATTCAGACTGATGCTGCCATTAACCCAGGAAACAGTGGTGGAGCTTTGGTAAATGCAAATGGAGAATTAATTGGTATTAATGCTGCTATTGCATCGCAAACTGGTACCAATGTTGGTTATGGCTTTGCTATTCCAATAAACCTTGCTAAAAAGATTCTTGATGACTTTAGAAAATATGGTGAAGTTAAGCGCGGATATATTGGGGTAATGTTTGCTCCACTGGATGCTGATCAGGCTGAGAAATTTCAGATTAAAGAGAACACAGGACTTTATGTAACTGATGTTGTACCAAGCAGTGGTGCTGCTGCGGCAGGT contains the following coding sequences:
- a CDS encoding Do family serine endopeptidase produces the protein MKRIGLIVLAAFIGGAAAIGGYKLLEPKTAQLSFQDQQKVLFASNSKVSSAGSVDFVEAAAAVSPGVVHIRTSYSGGSGESSPMDMFDEFFGGGGRRMQRAPRAASGSGVILTSDGYIVTNNHVVDNADKIEVILSDRRKVSAKVIGKDPNTDLALIKVDATDLPVVKMGNSDNVQIGEWVLAVGFPLDLQTTVTAGIVSAKARSIGILARTQDQPTQQEYDEYQRTGKLPSRTNSSIESFIQTDAAINPGNSGGALVNANGELIGINAAIASQTGTNVGYGFAIPINLAKKILDDFRKYGEVKRGYIGVMFAPLDADQAEKFQIKENTGLYVTDVVPSSGAAAAGLQKGDIIKKVEGAVIYDSPDLQEKIGRLSPGDKVQLTYLRNGAEKNATITLKGDNTAGVSTKTASTGKSTGATIGKLGASFAPAPSALKTKYGVKSGVVVTDIQQGKVFDSIDIPKGMLITTVNGKAVNSTKDIEDALPSSKNGMTTISGVGPNGNYTFSF
- the dapF gene encoding diaminopimelate epimerase, producing the protein MNIHFFKYQGAGNDFILIDNRDLSFKDTDNNAVLQLCNRRFGIGADGLMLLQNHADYDFEMLYFNSDGNLGSMCGNGGRCIVAFAKHLGVIDQETDFLAVDGPHYAKISEEGNWVDLQMIDIDNINKDGDAYVLNTGSPHYVAEIQNLKDYDVYENGKAIRNNDTYKEQGINVNFVEDKGDHLFVRTFERGVEDETYACGTGVTAVALSMAQHNHQIGHIETPIKVLGGDLKIQFDYDGKQFTNVFLCGPAEQVFEGEISI